One Triticum dicoccoides isolate Atlit2015 ecotype Zavitan chromosome 3B, WEW_v2.0, whole genome shotgun sequence genomic window, TTGCCCCGCCGCCGAGCCGCCGCCCAAGATTCCGGTGAGAGGAGCCAGCAGGGAGCACGCCGAAAGGNNNNNNNNNNNNNNNNNNNNNNNNNNNNNNNNNNNNNNNNNNNNNNNNNNNNNNNNNNNNNNNNNNNNNNNNNNNNNNNNNNNNNNNNNNNNNNNNNNNNNNNNNNNNNNNNNNNNNNNNNNNNNNNNNNNNNNNNNNNNNNNNNNNNNNNNNNNNNNNNNNNNNNNNNNNNNNNNNNNNNNNNNNNNNNNNNNNNNNNNNNNNNNNNNNNNNNNNNNNNNNNNNNNNNNNNNNNNNNNNNNNNNNNNNNNNNNNNNNNNNNNNNNNNNNNNNNNNNNNNNNNNNNNNNNNNNNNNNNNNNNNNNNNNNNNNNNNNNNNNNNNNNNNNNNNGGCCGGAAAGTTGCGGATCTGCGGCCCTTCATCGCGGGCGGGCGGATTTGGCTTTTCCGACCGCCAGAGGATGTGCCAAGCGATGGAATGGTCGGGGAGCATCTCGCGCAGCCCCGGCAAGGTCGCATCGCCGCATGCAGGTACGAGTTCGTCCTCCCGCCGCCGTCGACGGTTTGCGGGCATGGATTCGGCCGGCCGTCCACCGGGCTCGGCGCTCGCGCAACGGCTCTGTGGCTcgccgatgccgctcatacagtgTGATGACTGCATGCGGACAGTGCTGCGGCTAACTTCAGGCATGCCGAAGCACCCCAGATGtgtgttcttcaaatgcgaaaacaaTGGGGTACCTGCTGTTTTTATTCGGCTCATTTTGATAGCTCATTCTTTGGTTCAATTGTGGTAGCTCATTTTGAACATCATCATgtgtgtaggaagatggatgctcattttggttttggaaAGGCGAATACTTTGATTTATTGATTGAAAGAAACTTAATAGACGTTCGTGCACTCCTTAGTAAAATCGAAGGCAATGATGcggctgcatgtgcaactagaggggaaacaacgtctacttctttcgaaccaaagatgaagaaagaaaaatgcaaaatcaagaatccacagatcaacaacgaatgcatggagaagatattggTACAACTAGTGGGAGCAATTATGGAAGTTGAaaatcttctaaaatgcatacttgtggttcttgttttctttaatcttgctattctagcaaagatttggtgatgtcttatgtatccaatgttgttgaaaaagtaaaaaaaatgcaTTATGTTGGGTCAAATTGAGGTGCAAATTTAGGTTTTTCGGGCCAGGAGGAGATCCGTTTTGCGGGATCTGCCTCTGCGGCCGTCCGCGCCGGCCTGTAAAACTCGTATTCCGTGACTGCGAATGCATTTTACAGGTCGGCggaatgcggggtctgctagagatgctcttagtctTACGCACGTGCACTTTAAGTTAGGCTTACTAGTTTCCTTTAAAAAGACACCACCCCACTCGGTCATATGCACACACAAACCCTCTTTTACCCGCTCCTTTGTTCTTTATTGTATGGAAGCATCCATATGCCACTAAGATAATCTTACAGCACAAAACCACTAAGTTGGGCTGATAATATCTAATAGGATAATCTTTCAGGCACAAAAGCACTTTAAGTTGGGCAAGTTGGGCTGATAATATCTGATAGGATTATCTTACAAGCAGCAATCTGAAACAATTGAGGTGAGAATACAATGAGGAAAGATGCAAACTGAACAATACATAcaacattttgcaaaaaaaatggtcATGTTGAAAGCATAGTTCTTTTTCATGAGCCACAATGAAGTCTTCTTCCATTGCAGTGCAAACAAATTTAAGGGAGTGATAAATATTTTTTTTGAGCATATTTACTAGTAAAATAAAATTCCTTCAAGGTCAGTTCCTTAAGAGAGCCACGATGAATCTTCTTCCACTGCAACATGCAAACAAATTTAAGGGATTGATAAATATTTCTTCTGTTGCAACGCACTAGCATATCTAGTGGTAAAATAAAATGCCTTCAAGGTCGGTTCCTTAGAGATAACAAGGAGAATAGACGTTACAGAGTTAAAAATTAACAGAGAACAGTGTTAAGAGTTCATACATGTAGTAGGATAACAATACTACCAGGATGCACGCAACACTTGGAAACCATTGTTACAGAATACTGAATCGATAGATTGTGTACCATATCATCACACTGTAATCATCACAATGCATTTGTAAATACGACTTAAGTCTGATACATGCAGAAGGGATACAATACGACATTGAAGTCTGTCACATGCAGAAGGGCATAGACTACACACACATTGATTTCATTACAACCAGAACGCAACAGGATCCCGAAAGGCAAGGATATTAGATGGTGTAGGCAGACTGTAGCATTGAACACGGCTGGGTTTTCCAGTCCGCAGGTCTCCGTTTTTGTCATACTCAAGAGAGAACGTCGTTAGCCGAAGCATATATCTTGTCTTGCAATTTGAGCCACTTGCATCATCTTTAACAGAGAAGTAGTGCACAAGGCAGAAGAGTCTAACCCCCAGGTAGACAAGATTGGTGCCAATGTGCTTCTCAGCCTGGTTATCACCGAACAATCTCTTCTTACTAAGCTTCCAAGATGGGGACTGTGTGTTGCCGCTGGGGTCATCAGGATCTGTTGAAACGACGTCACTGGAGCAAAGGTAACCAAGCGTGTCCTGGCCGCCAGAGAGCCCAACCCAGGCGTCCAGCCTAGGGTCAAAGTGAGCGCGTCCAACAAAAGGAAGCTTCCATTGGCCATGACACATCCACTTAGTATCATTCAGCCTGGTATCAAGGGAAAAAGTGGT contains:
- the LOC119276766 gene encoding uncharacterized protein LOC119276766 produces the protein MPKRRSDERVGLESKSHRCHLYLVIHDEDDRYAIRKFDLSLHSSSDHTALQRLPPPLISLESPMSGLFASIGSKIMVMDTDRPERIVPVFDVCTKYLTLGPRNGSRPFRPIYLPVGDRLAALDEDSSELLRQQEWGWSSWRSLPNPPFNLEDITSHAVHPDSRTIFVSTKTTTFSLDTRLNDTKWMCHGQWKLPFVGRAHFDPRLDAWVGLSGGQDTLGYLCSSDVVSTDPDDPSGNTQSPSWKLSKKRLFGDNQAEKHIGTNLVYLGVRLFCLVHYFSVKDDASGSNCKTRYMLRLTTFSLEYDKNGDLRTGKPSRVQCYSLPTPSNILAFRDPVAFWL